The Acanthochromis polyacanthus isolate Apoly-LR-REF ecotype Palm Island chromosome 5, KAUST_Apoly_ChrSc, whole genome shotgun sequence genome includes a window with the following:
- the LOC110969599 gene encoding cytochrome c oxidase subunit 6C-1 translates to MSLQKPLMRGLLAKRLRFHLSIAFSVSIAAAIAFKYTVTEPRKQAYADFYKQYDAAKEFKAMREAGIFESVRPSGE, encoded by the exons ATGTCTCTCCAAAAGCCACTGATGAGGGGGCTGCTGGCCAAGCGTCTGAGGTTTCATCTGTCCATCGCTTTTAGCGTCTCTATCGCGGCTGCAATCGCATTCAAG TACACAGTGACAGAGCCCAGGAAACAGGCCTACGCTGACTTCTACAAGCAGTACGATGCCGCCAAAGAGTTCAAGGCCATGAGGGAAGCCGGTATCTTTGAGAGCGTGCGACCCTCCGGGGAGTAA